In a genomic window of Lolium rigidum isolate FL_2022 unplaced genomic scaffold, APGP_CSIRO_Lrig_0.1 contig_12949_1, whole genome shotgun sequence:
- the LOC124680326 gene encoding ankyrin-3-like has protein sequence MEGCGPLHSVAGSGNMAVCKYLVEQLGVDVDFEAINHGSGLTPLAFAAAHGQVIAARYFLDKGANPNKKNSSRGTTPLHEAAEAGHDEIARLLLSKGASVDASSSYGAPLVAAGVRGKFSVMKILLENNADPNKVSWDFGTPLTSTLYGAPERMSESTCLKCVKLLVEAGADVNCTNPETPLEIATFKGLTSCVEYLLEVSRNANLPVNHDKSSDEDSKAQLKSQGAKAVEGKNYATALKFYTEAIKLDPADAVLYSNRSLCHLKCGEAHDALLDANACISLRPEWHKGYYRKGAALMLLLDYKEASDAFLAGVKLDPKNKEMKKAFWEAVEAMRKEHS, from the exons ATGGAGGGCTGTGGGCCATTGCATTCGGTGGCAGGCTCGGGTAATATGGCAGTCTGCAAGTACTTGGTGGAGCAGCTCGGAGTTGATGTAGATTTTGAAGCTATTAATCATGGTTCCG GTCTCACACCTTTGGCTTTTGCAGCGGCACATGGGCAAGTGATTGCTGCAAGGTATTTTCTTGACAAAGGTGCTAATCCAAATAAGAAGAACTCCTCTAGAGGCACAACTCCTCTGCATGAGGCAGCAGAAGCAG GGCATGATGAAATAGCACGGCTTTTGCTATCAAAAGGAGCTAGTGTTGATGCATCTTCTTCTTACGGGGCTCCTCTAGTTGCTGCTGGTGTTCGTGGGAAGTTCAGTGTTATGAAGATTTTGTTAGAGAATAATGCAGAT CCAAACAAGGTCTCATGGGATTTTGGTACACCCCTGACTTCAACTCTTTATGGTGCTCCTGAAAGAATGAGTGAATCCACTTGCTTAAAGTGTGTGAAACTTCTTGTCGAG GCTGGTGCTGATGTCAATTGTACAAACCCTGAGACTCCACTGGAGATAGCAACTTTCAAAGGCTTAACTAGTTGTGTTGAGTACTTGTTGGAGGTTAGCAGAAATGCTAATCTTCCAGTAAACCAT GATAAGTCAAGTGACGAAGATAGCAAGGCCCAGCTGAAATCACAAGGTGCAAAAGCAGTTGAGGGGAAGAACTATGCCACCGCATTAAAATTCTATACTGAG GCAATCAAGCTCGATCCTGCAGATGCAGTGTTGTATTCAAACAGGAGCCTGTGCCATCTAAAGTGTGGAGAAGCACATGACGCTTTGCTTGATGCCAATGCTTGCATAAGTCTGCGGCCTGAGTGGCATAAGGGTTACTATCGGAAAGGAGCTGCCCTCATGTTGCTCCTG GATTACAAAGAGGCATCTGATGCATTCTTGGCTGGAGTGAAACTGGATCCTAAAAATAAGGAGATGAAGAAAGCTTTTTG GGAGGCAGTTGAGGCGATGCGGAAGGAACATTCTTGA
- the LOC124680319 gene encoding phosphomethylpyrimidine synthase, chloroplastic-like encodes MAALQPSFSPSTMAMNNSCSAMKFPKTALLPGFGGISRTQDAQDRNASLTLSRPKAASVTDQSVAEPAKPRQKKQTVDPAAPEFLPLPAFEECFPRSTKESSEIVHEESGHSLKVPFRRIHLTGDSGHFDTYDTSGPQNISPRIGLPKIRKEWIDRREKLGSPRYTQMYYAKQGIITEEMLYCAKRENLTPEFVRSEVARGRAIIPSNKRHLELEPMIVGRNFLVKINANIGNSAVVSSIEEEVHKLQWATMWGADTVMDLSTGRHIHETREWIIRNSSVPIGTVPIYQALEKVNGIAEDLSWEVFRETLIEQAEQGVDYFTIHAGVLLRYIPLTAKRMTGIVSRGGSIHAKWCLTYHKENFAYEHWDDILDICNQYDVALSIGDGLRPGSIYDANDSAQFAELLTQGELTRRAWEKDVQVMNEGPGHIPMHKIPENMQKQLEWCNEAPFYTLGPLTTDIAPGYDHITSAIGAANIGALGTALLCYVTPKEHLGLPNRDDVKTGVISYKIAAHAADLAKRHPYAQAWDDALSKARFEFRWLDQFALSLDPVTAMSFHDETLPSDGAKVAHFCSMCGPKFCSMKITEDIRKYADEHGYGTVEEAVRQGMSDMSAEFMAARKTISGEQHGEAGGEIYVPESYLAKK; translated from the exons ATGGCTGCGCTGCAACCCTCgttctcgccgtcgacgatggcTATGAACAACAGCTGCAGCGCCATGAAGTTCCCCAAAACTGCACTTCTGCCTGGTTTCGGCGGTATTTCGCGCACTCAAGATGCGCAGGACAGAAATGCTAGCCTCACTCTTTCAAGGCCCAAGGCTGCTTCAGTGACTGACCAGTCTGTAGCTGAACCAGCAAAGCCCAGGCAGAAGAAACAGACTGTTGATCCTGCTGCTCCCGAGTTTCTGCCGCTCCCAGCGTTTGAAGAATGCTTTCCACGCAGCACCAAGGAATCCAG TGAAATTGTTCATGAGGAATCTGGTCATTCCCTCAAGGTTCCGTTTCGGAGAATCCATTTAACTGGAGATAGTGGGCACTTCGACACATATGACACCAGTGGTCCACAGAACATAAGCCCAAGGATCG GACTCCCAAAGATAAGGAAGGAATGGATTGACAGGAGGGAGAAGTTAGGTAGTCCTCGATACACGCAAATGTACTATGCTAAGCAGGGAATCATAACAGAGGAGATGTTGTACTGTGCCAAACGTGAGAACCTCACTCCTGAATTTGTCCGGTCTGAGGTCGCCCGTGGACGAGCCATTATTCCTTCCAACAAGAGGCACCTGGAATTGGAACCCATGATTGTTGGCAGAAATTTCCTGGTAAAGATTAATGCAAACATTGGAAATTCAGCTGTTGTGAGCTCCATTGAGGAGGAAGTCCACAAGCTCCAGTGGGCCACAATGTGGGGAGCTGATACCGTCATGGACCTTTCAACAGGGCGCCATATCCATGAGACCCGTGAATGGATTATTCGTAACTCTTCAGTTCCTATTGGGACTGTTCCTATTTACCAAGCACTTGAAAAGGTTAATGGTATTGCGGAAGATTTGAGCTGGGAAGTCTTTAGAGAAACTTTAATTGAACAGGCTGAGCAGGGTGTTGATTATTTCACCATCCATGCTGGTGTGTTGCTCCGTTATATTCCTCTTACAGCAAAAAGAATGACTGGCATTGTTTCTCGTGGTGGATCAATCCATGCAAAGTGGTGCTTAACGTATCACAAGGAGAACTTTGCTTATGAGCATTGGGATGACATTCTTGACATATGCAACCAGTATGATGTGGCATTATCAATTGGTGATGGTTTGAGGCCTGGTTCTATTTATGATGCAAATGACAGTGCTCAGTTTGCAGAACTGCTGACTCAAGGGGAGCTAACACGCCGAGCATGGGAGAAAGATGTGCAG GTGATGAATGAAGGTCCAGGGCATATTCCGATGCATAAAAttcctgaaaacatgcagaaacAGCTGGAGTGGTGCAATGAAGCACCTTTCTATACATTGGGTCCTTTGACAACTGATATTGCACCTGGTTATGATCACATCACCTCAGCCATTGGTGCTGCCAATATTGGGGCTCTTGGCACTGCACTCCTTTGTTATGTAACACCAAAGGAGCACCTTGGGTTGCCTAACCGTGATGATGTGAAGACAGGTGTGATATCCTATAAAATTGCTGCTCATGCTGCTGATTTGGCAAAGCGTCACCCCTACGCACAAGCATGGGACGACGCACTAAGCAAGGCAAGGTTTGAGTTTAGATGGTTAGACCAGTTTGCTTTATCTCTGGATCCAGTAACTGCTATGTCTTTCCATGATGAGACATTACCATCTGATGGTGCCAAAGTAGCACATTTCTGCTCGATGTGTGGTCCCAAATTTTGTTCGATGAAAATCACGGAGGATATAAGGAAGTATGCTGATGAACATGGTTATGGGACAGTAGAGGAAGCTGTGAGACAGGGAATGAGTGATATGAGTGCTGAATTTATGGCTGCAAGGAAAACAATTAGTGGCGAACAACATGGCGAAGCTGGAGGGGAAATCTATGTTCCAGAAAGCTACCTAGCTAAAAAATAA
- the LOC124680327 gene encoding probable galacturonosyltransferase-like 1 yields MSRSSTLLLVALPLLLCAGAATAAAVPRFREAPHFTNSAGGAARCPPPLPPTSGADAACSPNAAVHVAMTLDASYLRGTMAAVLSVLRHASCPESVHFHFLAAAGPPSSTTAELAAAVRGSFPSLTFRVYPFDESRVAGLISASIRGALDRPLNYARSYLATTLPPCVRRVVYLDSDVILTDDVASLAATPLPDDTAVAAPEYCGANFTTYFTAGFWASPALSSTFRGRRACYFNTGVMVLDLPRWRRAGYTAQIEGWMQLQKRVRIYDLGSLPPFLLVFAGRIAAVEHRWNQHGLGGDNYRGLCRGLHAGPVSLLHWSGKGKPWDRLDAGRPCPLDAVWAKYDLLRPDAGIDSL; encoded by the coding sequence ATGTCGCGCTCCTCCACGCTCCTCCTCGTCGcgctcccgctcctcctctgcgccGGCGCGGCCACGGCCGCCGCCGTGCCAAGGTTCCGCGAGGCCCCTCACTTCACCAACtccgcgggcggcgcggcccggtgccCTCCCCCGCTACCGCCCACCTCCGGCGCGGACGCGGCGTGCTCGCCCAACGCGGCCGTGCACGTGGCCATGACGCTCGACGCCTCCTACCTGCGCGGCACCATGGCCGCCGTGCTCTCCGTCCTGCGCCACGCCTCCTGCCCGGAGTCCGTCCACTTCcacttcctcgccgccgccggcccaccATCCAGCACcaccgccgagctcgcggccgccgTGCGGGGCTCCTTCCCCTCTCTCACCTTCCGTGTATACCCGTTCGACGAGTCGCGGGTGGCGGGGCTCATCTCCGCCTCCATCCGCGGCGCGCTCGACCGCCCGCTCAACTACGCGCGCTCCTACCTGGCCACCACGCTGCCGCCCTGCGTGCGCCGCGTCGTGTACCTCGACTCCGACGTCATCCTCACCGACGACGTCGCCTCCCTCGCCGCCACCCCTCTCCCAGACGACACCGCGGTGGCGGCCCCCGAGTACTGCGGGGCCAACTTCACGACCTACTTCACCGCGGGGTTCTGGGCCAGCCCCGCGCTCTCCTCCACCTTCCGCGGGCGGCGCGCATGCTACTTCAACACGGGCGTCATGGTGCTGGACCTGCCCCGCTGGCGCCGCGCCGGCTACACGGCGCAGATCGAGGGCTGGATGCAGCTGCAGAAGCGGGTGCGCATCTACGACCTCGGCTCGCTGCCGCCCTTCCTGCTCGTGTTCGCCGGCCGGATCGCCGCGGTCGAGCACCGCTGGAACCAGCACGGCCTCGgcggggacaactaccgcggcctcTGCCGCGGCCTGCACGCCGGCCCCGTCAGCCTGCTGCACTGGAGCGGGAAGGGAAAGCCGTGGGACCGGCTTGACGCCGGACGGCCGTGCCCGCTCGACGCCGTCTGGGCCAAGTACGACCTGCTACGGCCGGACGCCGGGATCGACAGCTTGTGA